The genomic interval CCCCCAGAATTCTCCTTGTTTCTGCTTCTCCAAACAGTCCAACGAGCAGCCTTACAATACATTTTGACTTCAATAAGCGACAGTTTTAGATGGGCAGAGAAGTGACTTCAGAGAATCATCACTTGACTATAGCAAACAATGGTCAAGGCATAATATTAAACATACATGTAGCTAGCAAAAGGCCAGTTGTCAGTGTCTTCCTTTCATGTTGCAGTTTTTTTCCTTCACCCCACTCCGTTTCGAACATGTACAGCTTGTGATGTATCTAACATGTTAACAgatatttaagtttgcttttttgttctttattgtttttatcattaaaacacataaagtactttattttctttctttaaaaaaaactaaaaccatGTTAGAACAAAGAGACAAAGGAACAAACTGAAAGATAATTATTATATACTGTACAATCAGTGTCTTCATAAACTGTTCTGTTCATTTCTGTATTATATGGCATTGAAGGGGTACTGAGTAATGGAAAGAACTTAGGTCTTGTATTACAAATTGTACTGAACATAAAAATGGTGAAAAACATCACTACTATCAGTGCcattgcatttttttaacttttactccTGGCTGGAATTACAGGTCAATGATCTGTCCCCAATGAGTCTGTTGTTTTGTTAGTCCATTAAGTCGAGGTTTGTCACACATTAGTTTTGGGGCCGTCTTGACTGTGAGGAGGCACCAGGGTCATTGTCTGTAATGACAAAATAATTCTTTCCTTTAAGGGAAATAGATGAGAGCAGAGGTGTAACAGGGGTGGAGGCAAATCCTGAAAAATATAAAGAGACATGAAATTAGCCAAACTGAAAATTAAGAGTATTAATGGTATTACATGAAATGATTATGAAGTGGAATGAAATAATTAGCTTTTTcctaaaatataaaaggaaGGATGGGTAAGAAATAGTTATCATATAACTCTCAATTACTATGACATATTCATGATGAATTATGCCTGTGTATGAGTAAGGATATTTCATCTTGTTTGTATGCCCCCTTGTGGTCGTTTATGGAATTGctgaaatatgaaacattatatatttttttgtataaataagttttgttgaatttattttaaaaattaaaatgttctaCATGTATATGGCTAAACAAACTATTTGTACCTGAAGATGCACAGTCTTTGAGTGACTCCAGGAGGCTGGTGCTTTCAAATTTGACAACACATCTGAAGGGCTCCTCTCGCTCTGTCATGGTCTTGTTGGTCTGGTCTCTGAATTTTGTCtcaagctaaaaaaaatattaacacaAAGTATAATTCCGATGATTACAGAACAGAGAAGTGTCAACTTTATGAACCGATAAAGTGAAAACAAGTCATGTCATTTGttcctttgatttgattttcaacaacagttcaacttttattAAGTAACTGTTATAAACACAAGCATCCCTCAGGGTACCTTGTATACTGCAGACTGTAGCTGAGGTAACGTCCCGTTACCAAAGGCCTCACAGGCCAGCTGAAGTCTGTTTGCTGCATTTCCATCTTGTTCTTTATTTATGTGTGGGTCTGTGAAAACAAATGACATACACTCACAACAGTGCAGAACTCCAGACATGCCTTACTGCAAATTACGTGAAGCTCAAGAATAATGTTCAAGCTGAAATTATATGatgtcaaatatattttttagccTACTTGAGATTTGATTCTCCTCTGCAAGAGTGCTGGGATACTTTGTGGGGAACACCTagaaggaaacacaaggaatGTGAAATCCACCCAATCGCAAAATACATCTGCTCAATCTTTCTGGAAATGTGAACAACTATCCTTGACTATGGACTTCTCAAAAGAAAAACTAACCATGGGTTAACAAGTTATCACGCTGCTTTAAAAGTCGCCTCCTTCAAGTCTCATAAATCATATTTTCATGATATCTTCTTGGGCAAACTAAGTGATGATAAAGTAcctctgttttcatctctctctcttttttttttgagaaaattCTGACCACAACCAATCAGTTAGACTTGGAATGGCAAATAGTATCCTACCAAAAACTCTGGTTTACCTGAGCCCCaatttaaatgtgaaaacaaacaaatccagGTAAAAGGACATAAGCAGTTAATTGTTGCAATTGTAAAAGTTTTGTGtaatcaatattaaaaaaaagtattttttttaatcattatttatgCTACGTATGATGTCTGATATTTGTAGGTGATATGGGGCTGCCTTTGTATGAGGTGGTGGGGTGAATTAGTGTCAGACAGCAAGGCAGCAGATGGCAGCAGTGCCAGACTTTGAAAAACATCAGAGGGAACAGAAAGAAGTTGGCAGGGGGTTTAATGCATCGGTGCTTCTTTGAGATAACTAAGGAATAGGATGAAGTTTAGAGAAAAGGTCTCCTCATTGTTATTAAAGTTAGCCTATGCTATCTAAGTGTCTGGGTGTGGAGAGACCTCATAAGCTATGAAGAACTAAAGGATGTCAGGAGAGCTGTGACAGTTCTGTATTGTAACTATACCTACATTGAagttaaatgttattttcatttaaaaatatcatCCTAAACCATACATTTGGATTCATCAGTGAAAACAATTGAACACCCATCTTTTATCAGTGGGGAAAtggacatttatatttattcttttacagaaaattagacattttttaattcCCTTCATCATGCATCATGACAGAGTTCAGTGGTAGATGATCCTCAACTCTAAGTGAAGTGGGAAATAATGTGGAGTATTAAGATAAAGAGCCTCGTCTTATCCAGTTGTCATCACAAACAGCTCACCTGTTGGTACTGTCTCATCAGCAGGTCCCTGATGGCAGTGAGTTTCCGTCCACTGAGATAAGCATCCTTGATAGCTTGATATCTGGTGGACAGAACCAAGGCCTGCAAAGTAGagtgaaatctgtttttaaaaaaggctgccTTACAACTGTGTAAATAAGGGCTATTTCTAGCACTTGTTCCTCACCTGGGATAACAGGGGCTTCTGCTTTGAAGTCAGGCTGGTCACATAGACATACGGAGTCTGAAGATAGTGAACAACATATGTTGGTTTCATGTGGTTGGGCCGAGAGTAGCTGTCTCCCCATGCAATCCGAATCCATACAGCTTCATCAGTgtgcttctttatttttatagacaCCTtggatgaaaaatacaaaagcagACAATTATTAAAGGATGTTTGACACAAAGGAGATCATAAATGACATCAAATAATGCATCCATATCATTAGTAAGACTTTGCAACATATGTGAGGAGATATGTGTGGCTTACATGTCCTAAAAGCTCCCTGAGATGAGATTTAAATTGTTCATTGAATTGTGTGACCTCTACGCAGTGAGCatcatctgaaataaaaaaagagaaatctgTATCATTAACATATAGAAAGAACACAATGTACATACAGAGACACTTTGCTTTGTGAATGGAAAACAAGTGACACCCTCTAGTAGGTTACTTTCTTTGCTTTCCTAGTTAATAAACCAAACTTTTCACCTGAAAAAATAACCCTAATGACTCTAGCAGCTGTGTATTCTtgtgtttaatgaaaaataaataaagaagaacacATGTAGAATTTTGCCTTCATGGTACAAAATGTATATCGTTTTAAGGTTTTTGTCAGATACCTTGAGGGTCAATGAGCTGGTAGGCATGCCACATTCCCTGGTTGGGATTGTCCATAATATCTAAGAGATAATGACAGCAAAGCCACACAAGAACTATTACAGACCTGTAAGTGTTACATGATTTATTAGCTAACAGTATGGTTAGCCAGCTTGCCTTGCCGGTGCtcaggttaaagctgctgttggtagtcatggagtaaacatctgttcagatagagggacttcgaatgtcaacactatccctaccaaccagatttcctcttagccccccaacacagatcggtgtgtgcagtcatgatagtgctggactcataaccaatcggaggatgtagtaggggccaccccttaaccaatcaggacagaggattggagattagctatgattggtccgtcataacgggaacgaggggaataataacattgcttgatacaaaggcattggaaatgCAGAGATTTCAGTCTCAAATGaatccacttaccgatgagtaccgatgggtattatgaccttttctacaAACCCAGCAccacaccattcctaccaacagcagctttgaaatgacaaaatgaAGTATCTGACTCACATATCATTTCGAGCTCCGTGATGCGTTTAAGTGTCCAATCATTttcctgaaaataaaacaggtgaTGTTTAGGATCAGATGACTACACCTGTCCTTAACAAGAAAGGCAGGAATCCAATAACAACGTTTTGAACAACAATGAGCAGCCATACACGCAAACAAAGTCCAATatatgtcattttaaatcatcGTTAATAGCATTAgcaataacagttttatttataaagcacatttcattacacgtaagtttaatgtgctttacatggagaattaaaaagatgaaaacatttttcccaaaaatagagtaaataaaaatagaaaaacaatagatacacccaacataaaTCCACCCCAGCAATCAACCAAACAgcaattgttgctgcacatgcattctgtcacaacagtcattatatcatgTCAAGGCAAGTCAAGTCAAAtgcatttataaagcacatttaaaaaaacagcagaagctggccaaagtgctgtacaatacataaaaaaaacgtaatgtgagaccaaacaagcaatcatttaaaaaaagacaaacgaCAAGGAAAGCACAGCATTGGAAATGAGAACCTATTCAGGactagaggactcaaatgctaaaatataaaagtgcgTTTTGAAGAGAGTCTTAAAAGAGTCGACcgaggggaggctgttccaacGCCCTTACACTAAAAGCACGGTCGCCCTTCAGTTTGTATTTTGACCggggaactgccaggagacccatgtcagaagacctcagaggcctggaggttttttAAGGActcaggaggtcagttatatagtgaggggccagaccattcagagctttaaaaacaaaaagcaaaatcttaaaatcaattctaaagcGAATTGGAattcatacgcttgagaaaataaaaatgttttgagtctttttataaaagtggagacagttgttatggacctgaggtctgcaggcagtttgttccaaaaagacggaccacagtaactaaaggcccctttcatcggactttgatttgactctgggtacatttaaaagacttcaaAATGTTCAGGTATTTTGcataatagctcattttttAAGAAAGGGTTTGAAATACCTCGCACATAGTTAACATTTTCTCCGTTAAGGTCCATTTGGATTGAGTACAGTCTAAGGACTGCTGCTGATCCTCCGTCAGTCGGCCCCACTTCTCCAGGGTTGTTTGTAGCAACTGACTAGGGATCCGTCTTATGAGCCGCCGCAGCAAACGTTTCCCAGACTCGTCCATTATTCCTCAAGCAGAAACCAGTATAAGGGTTGGGTGCGCTTTTTGGAGGCCAGTTTCTGAGTGTATTTATTCCTCCCTGAAGTGTAcgcagcaacaaaaacacagtctGAAACCATCCAAACAACCCGCCAATAAGGGAGC from Notolabrus celidotus isolate fNotCel1 chromosome 3, fNotCel1.pri, whole genome shotgun sequence carries:
- the cenpn gene encoding centromere protein N → MDESGKRLLRRLIRRIPSQLLQTTLEKWGRLTEDQQQSLDCTQSKWTLTEKMLTMCEENDWTLKRITELEMIYIMDNPNQGMWHAYQLIDPQDDAHCVEVTQFNEQFKSHLRELLGHVSIKIKKHTDEAVWIRIAWGDSYSRPNHMKPTYVVHYLQTPYVYVTSLTSKQKPLLSQALVLSTRYQAIKDAYLSGRKLTAIRDLLMRQYQQVFPTKYPSTLAEENQISNPHINKEQDGNAANRLQLACEAFGNGTLPQLQSAVYKLETKFRDQTNKTMTEREEPFRCVVKFESTSLLESLKDCASSGFASTPVTPLLSSISLKGKNYFVITDNDPGASSQSRRPQN